The following are encoded in a window of Carassius auratus strain Wakin chromosome 6, ASM336829v1, whole genome shotgun sequence genomic DNA:
- the cttnbp2nla gene encoding CTTNBP2 N-terminal-like protein has product MAPTTESRLYVEALSKRDVLLLFSVLEGELEARDFVIQALKAQRRDSYMLERYGKYNLSDPFLALQRDSEVLQSSGQTRGDGGSSSQRREGVCGATARSDPLTVLKLVVGHCRRMQEKMLKQLAAAENRHRRVIADLEEEKRKHAEDTAEGDDVTYILEKERERLLHQLEFEKAKVSRIERENKRLNDQLEEQRTQHKQLMTALRRECKRSSTRAHEESQRAGELSHRLDRERASNQALRAEIEEEKKRAMQMEARREELLAEFDTEREQLGLRLRKEEARCRALQEELEKLRREKNKAEENSNKTQINGHHIPAEEDENVEKQGLLTNGSSQTNPQAHSPTSSNNSLDIPSIQAAYQAGINQRFHAARHKFQGTFDQDSQIVSSPPNSPCDLSPCAAHVVPLDSISKQVPRSTVTQALNRLSSPQSPSKPTSPNSSSFGTDYHTLAHSGMLSPTLRSPTIPRVDRGNPPPIPPKKPGLADTPPSPATLRAARLAQTVASCGRSSNSENGKEPDLVLSSSG; this is encoded by the exons ATGGCACCCACAACG GAGTCGAGGCTGTATGTGGAGGCTCTGAGTAAGAGAGATGTGCTGCTGCTCTTCAGTGTTCTTGAGGGAGAGCTGGAGGCCAGAGACTTTGTCATACAGGCACTCAAG GCCCAGCGTAGAGATTCCTACATGTTGGAGCGATATGGCAAATACAACCTGAGCGACCCATTCCTGGCCCTGCAGAGAGACAGTGAGGTCCTCCAGAGCTCCGGCCAGACCAGGGGCGATGGAGGAAGTTCCTCCCAGAGACGAGAGGGGGTCTGTGGGGCCACGGCTCGCTCGGATCCTTTGACGGTGCTGAAACTGGTGGTCGGACACTGCAGGAGGATGCAGGAGAAGATGCTGAAACAGCTAGCAGCTGCTGAGAACAGACACAGGAGG GTCATTGCTGAtctggaggaggagaagaggaagCACGCTGAGGATACTGCAGAAGGAGATGATGTCACTTACATtctggagaaggagagagagcgcCTCCTGCATCAG TTGGAGTTTGAGAAGGCAAAGGTGTCCCGAATAGAGAGGGAGAACAAACGACTGAATGATCAGTTAGAAGAGCAGCGAACCCAGCATAAACAGCTCATGACGGCGCTGAGACGGGAATGCAAACGCTCCAGCACGCGGGCACACGAGGAGTCCCAGCGTGCCGGCGAACTCAGCCATCGCCTCGATCGTGAACGAGCTTCAAATCAGGCTCTGAGAGCGGAGATCGAGGAGGAAAAGAAGCGGGCTATGCAAATGGAGGCGAGGCGAGAGGAGCTGCTGGCTGAGTTTGACACTGAACGGGAGCAGCTTGGGCTGAGATTACGAAAGGAGGAAGCACGTTGTAGAGCACTACAGGAAGAACTGGAGAAACTGAGGAGAGAGAAGAACAAAGCAGAGGAGAACTCAAACAAGACCCAAATAAACGGACACCACATTCCTGCGGAGGAAGATGAAAACGTTGAGAAGCAAGGCTTGTTAACCAATGGGAGCTCTCAGACCAATCCACAAGCTCATAGCCCTACAAGCAGCAATAATTCACTCGACATACCCAGTATACAAGCGGCGTACCAGGCTGGCATCAACCAGCGCTTCCATGCAGCCCGTCACAAGTTCCAAGGCACCTTTGACCAAGATTCTCAGATCGTCTCTTCTCCTCCAAATTCTCCATGTGACCTCTCACCCTGTGCAGCCCATGTGGTTCCACTAGACAGCATTTCTAAACAAGTACCCCGCAGCACTGTCACACAAGCCCTGAATCGTCTCAGCTCTCCGCAAAGTCCCAGCAAACCAACTTCTCCCAACAGTTCCTCTTTCGGCACAGATTACCACACATTGGCCCACTCTGGGATGCTGTCTCCCACTCTCAGGTCTCCAACTATTCCCAGAGTCGACAGAGGGAACCCACCTCCCATCCCACCCAAGAAACCAGGCCTCGCCGACACGCCGCCTTCACCAGCCACACTCCGAGCTGCTCGCTTGGCTCAAACGGTGGCCAGTTGCGGACGCAGCAGCAACTCCGAGAACGGCAAAGAACCAGACCTGGTGCTGTCTTCTAGCGGCTAG